The proteins below are encoded in one region of Triticum aestivum cultivar Chinese Spring chromosome 1B, IWGSC CS RefSeq v2.1, whole genome shotgun sequence:
- the LOC123128528 gene encoding uncharacterized protein has protein sequence MPPATGSAAGLAAAVLAASAPRAAAEAVSSVADFLRRHHSGADQPRAFFADALPALLFRLFVSSSPASPCFLDLAAGDPALADLIASFLAPSGPLLVAISAADRHSLARFTFPRERLPDWLGFALSSTAASSDKVISPLLAGRVGSKLHLSVFEYYLFWFAYYPISAATAKAAAGASKPSTSTSKPSLKPRVLLESWVSTLASTAGRNPDRKPDRSLYLKLLYAYLKEFVPSDCAPPRGGFGTLLHRNVRDGVDAAGSFRRAEFFVHTLVQFWLVGDDFSPLPVRTSRSYGLPLLSLLSRANPTLSERLPAPGLGDAVKLLVMYLNRSSVCKLTDAGNVFDGMLLRKESCDSPAGYWNPLMQRPLYRFVLRTFMFCSRDADIKNIAQVFSAWMVYMEPWKAQQDDLNEYDLPPPGGRNVNCVSDGQMQRCDVGYSPAWQGFVLSNYLFYSSLVVHFLGFAHKFIHSDVASVLQMVSKVLEVLGSSELLELIYKVDAAYHSRVSDSQSCCLDDVLKYVPTIREQLQDWEDGLSKHSTDGSFLHMAKNSNLRLFSFDDDGAYNLLQLLLLRAEAEIQRLPGDAMRTRHTLDVIKSNMRKVFYKHVESFQAKNLPEGEHKQHHGRGDLFVPKHPSPGKNKLADMKYSGDWMLRPISDTEVAWLARPLICFSAWLNETLRLVHADADAAPTGPTIIKIDQNEPSRVGGPKDAARMVLVGVFTLLTVVAQWILQFMRTHKIRINLRILASKKLLAVAAMLCMVYGIAKNMLS, from the exons ATGCCGCCGGCGACCGGCTCCGCGGCCGGCCTCGCGGCGGCCGTcctcgccgcctccgcgccgcggGCCGCGGCGGAGGCTGTCTCGTCGGTCGCCGACTTCCTCCGCCGCCACCACTCCGGCGCGGACCAGCCGCGCGCCTTCTTCGCCGACGCGCTCCCggcgctcctcttccgcctgttCGTCTCCAGTTCCCCCGCCTCGCCGTGCTTCCTCGACCTCGCCGCTGGCGACCCCGCCCTCGCCGACCTCATCGCGTCGTTCCTCGCCCCCTCCGGGCCGCTCCTCGTCGCCATCTCCGCTGCGGATCGCCACTCCCTCGCTCGCTTCACGTTCCCGCGCGAGCGGCTCCCCGATTGGCTCGGTTTCGCGCTATCCTCCACCGCGGCCTCCTCCGATAAGGTGATCTCGCCGCTCCTTGCCGGCCGCGTCGGCTCCAAGCTTCATCTCTCAGTGTTCGAGTACTACCTTTTCTGGTTCGCGTACTACCCCATCTCCGCCGCCACGGCCAAGGCTGCCGCCGGCGCCTCGAAACCATCGACCTCCACTTCGAAACCCTCGCTTAAGCCACGCGTTCTCCTCGAGAGTTGGGTGTCCACCCTCGCATCCACGGCTGGCCGCAATCCGGATCGGAAGCCCGATAGATCGCTGTACCTGAAGCTTCTGTACGCCTACCTTAAGGAGTTCGTGCCCAGCGACTGCGCCCCGCCCCGCGGTGGTTTTGGTACATTGCTGCATCGGAATGTCAGAGACGGTGTGGACGCTGCTGGATCCTTCAGGCGGGCCGAGTTCTTCGTGCACACACTCGTACAGTTCTGGCTTGTTGGGGACGATTTCTCGCCGCTGCCTGTTCGGACTTCCCGTTCCTATGGGTTGCCTTTACTGTCACTTCTGTCTCGTGCAAATCCTACACTGTCCGAGAGACTGCCAGCTCCAGGACTTGGCGATGCAGTGAAGCTGTTGGTGATGTATTTGAATAGGAGCAGTGTCTGCAAACTCACTGATGCAGGCAATGTGTTTGATGGAATGCTCTTAAGGAAGGAGTCATGTGACAGTCCCGCTGGCTACTGGAACCCATTGATGCAGAGACCATTGTATCGGTTTGTGCTAAGGACGTTCATGTTCTGCTCCAGGGATGCAGATATCAAGAACATTGCTCAGGTTTTTTCTGCATGGATGGTCTATATGGAACCATGGAAGGCTCAGCAGGATGACTTGAATGAGTACGATCTGCCACCTCCTGGTGGGCGAAATGTGAATTGCGTTAGTGATGGACAAATGCAAAGGTGTGATGTAGGGTACTCTCCAGCATGGCAAGGCTTCGTGCTGTCCAACTATTTGTTCTATAGTTCACTGGTAGTCCATTTCTTGGGGTTTGCTCATAAGTTTATTCATTCTGATGTCGCTTCAGTGCTGCAAATGGTATCAAAG GTATTGGAAGTTTTGGGTTCCTCGGAATTATTGGAGCTTATCTACAAAGTTGATGCTGCTTATCATTCTAGAGTTTCTGATTCCCAGTCATGTTGTTTGGATGATGTGCTCAAGTATGTGCCAACTATCCGTGAGCAGCTACAG GACTGGGAGGATGGGTTGTCAAAACATAGCACTGATGGGTCTTTCTTGCATATGGCGAAGAACTCTAACCTAAGGCTTTTCAGTTTTGATGACGACGGGGCCTACAACTTGCTTCAG TTACTGTTGCTAAGGGCTGAGGCTGAGATTCAACGTTTACCAGGTGATGCTATGCGAACTCGCCATACTTTGGATGTAATCAAATCTAATATGAGGAAGGTATTCTACAAGCATGTGGAAAGCTTCCAGGCGAAGAATCTTCCAGAGGGAGAACACAAGCAGCATCATGGACGTGGTGATCTATTCGTACCTAAACATCCAAGCCCAGGGAAAAACAAACTGGCTGATATGAAATATAGCGGTGACTGGATGTTGAGGCCCATCTCAGACACTGAAGTGGCCTGGCTTGCAAGGCCGCTGATATGTTTTTCAGCTTGGCTCAATGAAACCCTTCGACTTGTACATGCTGATGCAGATGCTGCCCCGACAGGCCCAACCATCATCAAGATCGATCAAAATGAACCAAGCAGAGTTGGAGGCCCAAAGGATGCTGCCAGAATGGTGCTTGTCGGTGTCTTTACGTTGCTTACTGTGGTGGCGCAATGGATCCTGCAGTTCATGAGGACGCACAAGATTAGGATCAATCTCAGAATTCTTGCATCCAAAAAGCTCCTGGCAGTTGCTGCTATGCTGTGCATGGTGTACGGTATAGCAAAGAATATGTTGTCTTGA
- the LOC100415831 gene encoding autophagy-related protein 3 codes for MQMKQKVYELYKGTVERVTGPRTVSAFLEKGVLSVPEFILAGDNLVSKCPTWSWEAGDPSKRKPYLPSDKQFLVTRNVPCLRRAVAVEEEYDAAGAEVVLDDDEDGEGWLATHGLQASESKEEEDIPSMDTLDIGKVEEIKSIPSYFGASEKPDEEEDIPDMDTYEDTGDHSTATPQPSYFVAEEPDDDNILLTRTYDVSITYDKYYQTPRVWLTGYDEARMPLKPELVFQDISQDHAHKTVTIEDHPHLLVGQHASVHPCKHAAVMKKIIDVIVSQGGAPEVDKYLFIFLKFMASVIPTIEYDYTMDFDLGSTST; via the exons atgCAGATGAAGCAGAAGGTCTACGAGCTCTACAAGGGGACGGTGGAGCGGGTCACGGGCCCGCGCACCGTCTCGGCGTTCCTCGAGAAGGGCGTCCTCTCCGTCCCCGAGTTCATCCTCGCCGGCGACAACCTCGTATCCAAGTGCCCAACCTGGTCCTG GGAGGCGGGCGATCCGAGCAAGAGGAAGCCATACCTCCCCTCCGATAAGCAGTTCCTCGTCACCAGGAACG TGCCCTGCCTAAGACGAGCTGTGGCGGTCGAGGAAGAGTATGATGCAGCGGGAGCTGAGGTTGTTCTcgatgatgatgaggatggcgaAGGCTGGCTCGCAACACATGGGCTGCAAG CATCAGAGTCAAAAGAGGAGGAAGACATACCGTCTATGGATACATTGGACATAGGGAAAGTCGAAGAGATCAAATCTATCCCCTCCTACTTTGGTGCTAGTGAAAAGCCAGATGAGGAGGAGGATATACCTGACATGGACACCTATGAAGACACAGGAGATCATTCTACA GCTACCCCTCAGCCTTCATATTTTGTCGCAGAAGAGCCTGATGATGACAACATTCTTCTCACCAGAACATATGATGTTAGCATCAC ATATGACAAGTACTACCAAACTCCACGTGTCTGGCTTACAGGCTATGATGAG GCAAGAATGCCATTAAAGCCTGAACTTGtgtttcaagatatcagtcaagacCATGCACACAAAACG GTGACTATCGAAGACCATCCTCACTTGTTAGTGGGACAGCACGCTTCCGTGCATCCTTGCAAGCACGCTGCTGTGATGAAAAAGATCATTGATGTTATAGTGTCTCAAGGAGGTGCACCAGAAGTTGACAA GTACCTTttcatatttctcaaattcatggcttCTGTCATACCCACCATTGAGTATGATTACACTATGGATTTCGATCTGGGCAGTACAAGCACATAA